Sequence from the Camelus dromedarius isolate mCamDro1 chromosome 12, mCamDro1.pat, whole genome shotgun sequence genome:
CCCCTGGAACAAACTGGGTGGGTAAGGGTGgagcctttgtgtgtgtgtgtgtgtgcatgtgtctgtatATGTTTGTGTGGTGGGAAGCAGGGGGTGTTGGCACCAGGAGGACTGTGGGTCTGGGCTAGGGGCCCAGGCAGGAGCCCATGACACCgagccgccccctcccctccctatGCCCTCAGATTTCTTCATCATGGTCTTAGCCGTGCTGGACTTCATGCTCATGCATCTCAACTCTCCCTCCTTCACACACGCTGTCTACAACCAAAACACCTTCCGGATCGTCAAGGTCCTCAAGAGCCTGCGAACATTGCGGGCTATCTGGGTCCTGCGGAGGCTCAGGTCAGCGGGACCACAGCTGCCCACCCTGGTGTGGGGACTCTGAAGGAAGAGGGAACAATGGGCCTGGGCTCCCAAGGAATCTGCTGTGACCTGTTCAAGTGATGAGGGATGGGGAGGCGCAGACTCCAGCCTGCTTTCCTGATAAGCCTCCTGCCATCCACTCGGATCTATCTCTTCAGTTTCCAGAGAGGGGTCAGGACTCTTCCAAGTCACTAACAAATCAGGGACCTCCTGTCTCAGGTCAGCTCTGGCTGCCAGGCACAGATCCCCACTTCCACTGATTCAGCCTCCTTCTCAACCTCTGCCCACAGCTTCCTGACCAGCCTCCAGGAAGTGACTGGGACCCTGGCCCGGTCCTTGCCGTCCATCACTGCCATCCTCATCCTCATGTTTACCTGCCTCTGTATCCATGCCACGCAGTCTGGGGTGGGAACATGAGGTGCTGGGCTGGACGGAGTTGCGGGGAGGGACCAGGAgctggcagggggcagggagggggaaacTGGGGGAGATGGGGACTCTGTGTGCCAGGTTTGGCCCTGAACAACCAGTCCTCTTCTCTGTGGTGTTCCGGGCGCTATTCCGCCAATCTGATCCGAAGCGCTTCCAGAGCATCTTCACCACCATCTTCACACTCTTCACCCTGCTCACCCTGGACGACTGGTCCCTCATCTACATGGACAGCCGGGCCCAGGGTGGGGCAGACCTCAGGCTGAGTGGAGGGCAGGGTCTGGCTGGGTGTGCAGACCCAGAGGGCTCAGTTACCCTATCTGCCAGGTGGGGCTTCTGATGCTTGCTGACACGGGAATGGGGAGGGCTGGCAAGGAACTCACAGCTCGAACAACGCCCTCTCTCCCAGGTGCCTGGTACATCATCCCCATTCTCATGATTTATATCATCATCCAATACTTCATCTTCCTCAAGTGAGGACCCGACCCTTGTGCTCCCCAGCTTTACCCCCACAACACCTAACCCCGGGTCCCACTCCTCCCCTTTCACCATGGTTATGCCACAGTGAATCCAGAAGAGGGTGCAGGGCCTTGCCTATGGCCTCCTCCTTGAGAGTGCCCCACTGTCTCCGCCCCAGCCTGGTGATTGCTGTCCTGGTGGATAACTTCCAGATGGCCCTGCTCAAAGGCCTGGAGAAAGTGAAGCAGGAGGTACCAAGTCGGGTGGGGCAGGTGGACCAATCAGGAAAACAGGAGGAGGGGCACAGaagctggagggaagggaggagggtgctCCAGGGATGAGGAGACATGGGACTCTGGCAGGATTGAGGCCTCTTTCTTCCCAGGAGGCCACCCAGGTCCACGAGAATCTACTGGATGACTCACTGAGGGAGCTCATTGAAGCAGGTACCAGCACCCCCATCCTCCCAGCAGATACAGAGCTCCAGACCCAGCTTTAGAGTCCAAGACTCAGGCGAACTTTCAGAGCTTACAGCTTTGGTCCCAAGGGCACTAAGACAATCCTCCAAAAGCCAATTAAACTGATAGTCAATTCTTGAAAGACCCATTTGCAGAACAATTAATTAGCCAATTATGATTTGCCAAACATTATTTCTATGAAGAACTTTCAAAGTTTATAGAGTTGGTCTTATGTGGGGTGGTTTCAGCTGTCTTGAGGGTATTTTCAAGATGCTATCCACGCTTGTCCAGATTCACTCCAACTGGACTGAGGGCCTACATAATGAAGTTTCCTGTACATGTTCGTTTTTACACATCTGACTTTCCAGGTGAAAAGATTTTGAGCCAATTGCTTTGCCTCCTGCTTAAAGATCTTCAGAAATTTAGAATCTGAGCCCCAGAATCCCACTCTTAGGATCATCAACGCTGGAGACTAAGGGCCTTTAGGGGTCACCtggcctctctcccaccctctccatCGTGGACACTCAGTgcaaaaaaatttaagcaaagaacaaaaccacaactgactgctaaacaaccatcgggaaaaagactggaatctagcaaaaaagatttcttcaactggaaacataaagagggcactgcagcaggacggtaggaggggtGTTCTCACGATATAACTGGGCCCCAGACCTCCGAGTGGGCGGCCCACAAGCTGAGGAATAGTTAAGTTGCAGATGCCCTCCCACAGTtgtgagagttctaagccccacgtcaggctcctcagcccagggttctggcattgagaggaggaggagaccccaagacatctggttttgaaggcgaGTGGGGCTTAGCTCCAGAAGCCCCActggactgggggaaacagagacttcattctctttggAAGTGTATACAGACTCTCACATGAGCCAGGtcccagggcagaggcagtgatttcatagaacctgggccagacctccctgctggttttggaaggtctcctggagAGGTAGGGGATGGATATAGCTCACCCggggacataaaagctgatgGAAGACATTCTGGGGGTGTTCacctacatgagctttcctggaggctgatatcttgattggatcattcgcaccaagacctagccccacacaacagcctgcagggaagcctcaggccaaacaacatacaggttGGGAAcacagtccccccccccccatcagcaGGCTTCCTGAGCCACAGACACCTCTAGACACTGGtgggccctacccaccagaggcccaggaccaagcttcatgcagcagtgggcaggcactgactcCCCCGCCAGgaaccctgcataagcctctagtccagcctcatccaccaggggcagatattagaaataagaaaacaacaatcccaaagcctatggaaggagtccacaaacacaggccagactctaccctgggactGGAAGGACCCTGGCTCTTGGGTGACGAGAGAGGAGT
This genomic interval carries:
- the CATSPER1 gene encoding cation channel sperm-associated protein 1, yielding MLRRLTESLAFEGFILFIVCLNTVMLVAQTFAQVEIRGEWHFMALDSIFLCIYVVEAVLKIVALGLKYFYDPWNKLDFFIMVLAVLDFMLMHLNSPSFTHAVYNQNTFRIVKVLKSLRTLRAIWVLRRLSFLTSLQEVTGTLARSLPSITAILILMFTCLFLFSVVFRALFRQSDPKRFQSIFTTIFTLFTLLTLDDWSLIYMDSRAQGAWYIIPILMIYIIIQYFIFLNLVIAVLVDNFQMALLKGLEKVKQEATQVHENLLDDSLRELIEAEPEEALSEHTRQKQLVEKQFGTMTEKQQELLFHFLQLAAGVEHYQQKFRSQAAVIDEIVDTAFEAGEEDFRR